The following are from one region of the Vibrio hyugaensis genome:
- the galU gene encoding UTP--glucose-1-phosphate uridylyltransferase GalU — translation MIKKCLFPAAGYGTRFLPATKSMPKEMMPVVNKPLIEYGVEEAIQAGMNGMCIVTGRGKHSIMDHFDKNYELEHQISGTNKEELLVDIREIIDSANFTYIRQREMKGLGHAILTGRELIGDEPFAVVLADDLCVNEDEGVLAQMVALFKQFRCSIVAVQEVPAEETHKYGVISGEMIKDDIYRVDDMVEKPEQGTAPSNLAIIGRYILTPDIFELIENTEPGKGGEIQITDALLKQAKAGCVLAYKFKGQRFDCGSVEGYIEATNYCFENLYLKDEKKSELGKHATKKEA, via the coding sequence ATGATTAAAAAATGTCTGTTCCCTGCAGCGGGCTATGGTACGCGCTTCCTTCCAGCAACAAAGTCCATGCCAAAAGAAATGATGCCAGTAGTGAACAAGCCGCTCATTGAGTATGGCGTTGAAGAAGCAATTCAAGCAGGTATGAACGGCATGTGTATCGTTACAGGTCGTGGCAAACACTCGATCATGGATCACTTCGATAAAAACTATGAGCTTGAGCACCAAATCAGCGGCACTAACAAAGAAGAACTGTTAGTCGACATTCGTGAAATCATTGACTCTGCTAACTTCACTTACATCCGCCAACGTGAAATGAAAGGCCTTGGTCACGCTATCCTAACTGGTCGTGAACTTATTGGTGATGAACCGTTTGCCGTTGTACTTGCGGATGACCTTTGTGTTAACGAAGACGAAGGCGTACTAGCTCAAATGGTAGCGCTGTTCAAACAATTCCGTTGTTCAATTGTTGCGGTTCAAGAAGTTCCAGCAGAAGAGACGCACAAATACGGCGTTATCTCTGGTGAGATGATCAAAGACGATATCTACCGCGTTGATGACATGGTTGAGAAACCAGAACAAGGTACTGCGCCAAGCAACCTAGCTATCATTGGTCGTTACATCCTGACGCCAGACATTTTCGAATTAATCGAAAACACAGAGCCAGGTAAAGGCGGTGAAATCCAAATTACCGACGCACTGCTTAAACAAGCAAAAGCGGGCTGTGTACTGGCATACAAATTCAAAGGCCAACGTTTTGACTGTGGTAGCGTAGAAGGCTACATCGAAGCCACTAACTACTGCTTTGAGAACCTTTACCTAAAAGATGAGAAAAAATCAGAGCTAGGTAAACACGCGACTAAGAAAGAAGCGTAA
- a CDS encoding PilN domain-containing protein — MDFKAVLDKLKRSSVGGRTCFLVVQPDAVYLSSPLKSSRPSKFEITESNWERACEQALSVAASSYDSLAVVLSHNYYQMYQIDKPAMPRNEWPAALPFLLKELISERAIDIIADAAELPNSNKVQAYVLSRKILDKLVLLASRVQLPLEAIIPEDDVWGDTSGELGNFLLLQRSARGHFRISAFVEHTIAFHRSIRSVTPPLTGVPSSELQMDSLSLELQRSIDYLSSQLRHVQLHQLKVCCDDEDENELVESLNYRLSTKVSALLPEDHEPSGHVLADTAATATSNTRRVNLYPDFLKPKKNLLTLKNVAISWGVAAAVIFLSYGYVTWQSDGVEDEIAIVKSKGNIMKSELDRYQAQLRKHQPDTNKLAAKARLEREVKAKRDSLKAVGKYDDSQRTGYSGVMQSLAKLGSNNISLSEIRIDNNTLDLKGLARTPSSVPNWVSQFKNEISLIGRTFDDVKIGRNDDNIVTFELKTRGGKEEK, encoded by the coding sequence ATGGATTTTAAAGCAGTACTCGACAAGCTCAAGCGATCATCGGTCGGTGGTCGCACTTGCTTTTTGGTTGTTCAGCCAGACGCAGTTTATTTATCATCACCTCTTAAAAGCAGTCGACCATCCAAATTTGAGATCACAGAATCGAATTGGGAGCGCGCATGTGAGCAAGCGTTAAGCGTAGCTGCGAGCTCTTACGATTCTTTGGCGGTTGTACTTTCTCACAACTACTATCAGATGTATCAAATCGATAAGCCTGCTATGCCGCGAAATGAGTGGCCGGCGGCTTTACCGTTTTTGCTAAAAGAGCTGATCTCTGAACGCGCGATCGACATTATTGCCGATGCGGCTGAGCTGCCTAACTCAAATAAAGTTCAAGCTTACGTTCTGTCACGAAAGATCCTTGATAAATTGGTACTGCTAGCAAGTCGAGTTCAATTACCGCTTGAAGCGATCATTCCTGAAGATGATGTTTGGGGAGACACTTCTGGTGAACTTGGCAACTTTTTATTGCTTCAACGCAGTGCTCGTGGACACTTTCGTATCAGTGCGTTTGTCGAGCATACCATTGCATTCCACCGCTCAATTCGCAGTGTCACTCCGCCATTAACAGGCGTGCCGTCGAGCGAGTTGCAGATGGACAGTTTATCTCTTGAGCTGCAACGCTCGATTGATTATCTCTCTTCCCAGCTTCGTCACGTGCAATTGCATCAGCTGAAAGTGTGTTGTGATGATGAAGATGAAAACGAATTGGTTGAGTCGCTTAACTACCGTCTAAGCACGAAGGTTTCTGCGTTATTGCCTGAAGATCATGAACCATCTGGTCATGTATTAGCAGATACAGCTGCAACTGCAACGTCTAACACTCGCCGTGTTAACCTTTATCCAGATTTCTTAAAGCCGAAAAAGAATTTGCTGACGTTAAAAAACGTAGCGATTTCTTGGGGTGTGGCAGCCGCGGTTATTTTCCTTTCTTATGGTTATGTGACTTGGCAAAGTGATGGTGTCGAAGATGAAATTGCCATTGTAAAAAGCAAAGGCAACATCATGAAGTCTGAGCTGGATCGTTACCAAGCACAATTACGTAAGCATCAACCTGATACCAATAAACTCGCTGCCAAAGCGCGTTTGGAGCGTGAAGTAAAAGCCAAGCGTGATTCACTGAAAGCCGTTGGTAAATATGATGATTCCCAACGCACAGGTTACTCGGGCGTGATGCAATCACTCGCTAAGCTTGGCAGTAATAATATTTCTTTGTCTGAAATTCGCATCGACAACAACACGTTAGATCTAAAAGGTCTGGCAAGAACGCCAAGTTCTGTTCCCAATTGGGTCAGCCAGTTCAAGAATGAGATCAGTTTAATTGGTCGTACCTTTGATGATGTGAAGATTGGTCGTAATGACGACAATATCGTGACTTTTGAATTGAAGACGCGTGGAGGCAAAGAAGAAAAATGA
- the mshL gene encoding pilus (MSHA type) biogenesis protein MshL: protein MRKLVVGIVIASLMGCSMGHRDPVEVKQALNESINEANSRALEEIPSSVEADLMPNLDSSTSSQQGTLKRFRIQANAVEARSFFASLVKGTEYSVAIHPAVQGNITVNLSDVTLDEVLNVVQNMYGYDVVKSGKVIQIYPAGMRTVTIPVDYLQFKRSGRSLTSIVTGSVTSAGTSNSGGSSDDSDSSDSNSDNGDSSTTSTGGTRIETITESDFWPMLQQAVANLIGSGKGQSVVVTPQAGVITVRAFPDEIREVREFLGISQERMQRQVILEAKILEVTLSDGYQQGINWSNMSASIGNSGSVVVDRNPVTLPLDAIGSLLGGQTNVTFSDGNFEAVMSFMATQGDLNVLSSPRITAANNQKSVIKVGTDEYFVTELSSNAGNGENSNAVPEVELTPFFSGISLDVTPQIDNKGNVFLHVHPAVIEVEEEIKNLNLGGDFQNIQLPLAKSSIRESDSVIRAKDGDVVVIGGLMKQQNLEQVSKVPFLGDVPALGNLFRNINNVTQKTELVILLKPTVVGVNTWQKELERSRDLLQEWFPDAE, encoded by the coding sequence ATGCGCAAATTAGTTGTAGGAATAGTGATTGCTTCCTTAATGGGGTGTTCTATGGGTCATCGTGATCCAGTAGAAGTGAAGCAAGCGCTCAACGAATCTATCAATGAAGCAAACAGTCGTGCACTTGAAGAAATCCCTTCTTCAGTGGAAGCCGACCTTATGCCAAACCTAGACAGCAGTACTTCTTCTCAACAAGGTACGTTGAAGCGTTTTCGTATCCAAGCCAATGCGGTTGAGGCGCGTAGTTTCTTCGCATCCTTGGTTAAAGGCACGGAATACAGTGTGGCGATTCATCCTGCGGTACAAGGCAATATTACCGTAAACCTTTCTGATGTTACGCTGGATGAAGTGCTTAATGTTGTTCAGAACATGTATGGCTACGATGTCGTGAAGTCTGGCAAAGTGATTCAAATTTACCCAGCAGGCATGCGCACAGTTACGATTCCTGTCGATTACCTACAGTTCAAGCGTTCTGGCCGTTCACTAACGAGCATTGTGACTGGATCGGTCACGTCGGCGGGTACATCAAATTCAGGTGGTAGCTCTGATGATTCTGACTCGTCAGATTCAAACAGCGATAACGGTGACAGCTCTACAACATCGACAGGTGGTACTCGCATTGAAACCATCACAGAAAGTGATTTTTGGCCGATGCTGCAACAAGCTGTGGCGAACCTTATCGGCTCTGGTAAAGGCCAAAGTGTTGTCGTCACCCCTCAAGCTGGTGTGATTACCGTTCGTGCCTTCCCTGACGAAATTCGTGAAGTTCGTGAATTCTTGGGTATTTCTCAAGAGCGCATGCAGCGTCAGGTGATTCTGGAAGCAAAAATCTTAGAAGTGACATTGAGTGACGGTTACCAACAGGGTATCAATTGGTCAAATATGTCAGCCTCTATTGGTAACTCGGGTAGTGTTGTCGTTGACCGAAACCCAGTGACTCTACCTTTAGATGCAATTGGTTCGCTACTCGGTGGACAAACTAACGTTACTTTCTCTGATGGTAACTTTGAAGCTGTAATGAGCTTCATGGCCACTCAAGGTGATTTGAACGTGCTTTCTAGCCCGCGCATCACTGCAGCAAACAACCAAAAGTCCGTCATTAAAGTGGGTACCGACGAGTACTTCGTTACCGAGCTGTCAAGTAATGCAGGTAATGGCGAGAACTCCAACGCGGTGCCTGAAGTTGAGCTTACACCTTTCTTCTCTGGTATCTCTCTAGATGTGACTCCGCAAATCGATAATAAAGGCAATGTGTTCCTGCACGTTCATCCGGCAGTTATTGAAGTGGAAGAAGAGATTAAGAACCTCAACCTTGGTGGCGACTTCCAAAACATCCAACTTCCACTCGCGAAAAGCTCGATTCGTGAATCTGATTCTGTGATTCGTGCAAAAGATGGTGATGTGGTTGTGATTGGTGGTTTGATGAAACAACAAAACCTAGAGCAAGTATCGAAAGTGCCTTTCCTAGGCGATGTGCCAGCACTTGGTAACTTATTCCGTAATATCAACAATGTGACGCAAAAAACAGAGTTGGTTATTTTGCTGAAGCCAACGGTTGTTGGCGTGAACACGTGGCAGAAAGAGCTAGAGCGTTCACGTGATTTACTGCAAGAGTGGTTCCCTGACGCTGAGTAA
- a CDS encoding single-stranded DNA-binding protein codes for MASRGINKVILVGNLGNDPEIRYMPNGGAVANITIATSESWRDKATGEQREKTEWHRVALFGKLAEVAGEYLRKGSQVYVEGQLQTRKWQDQSGQDRYTTEVVVQGFNGVMQMLGGRAQGGAPMGGQQQQQQGGWGQPQQPAQQQYNAPQQQQQPQQQAPQQPQQQYNEPPMDFDDDIPF; via the coding sequence ATGGCCAGCCGTGGAATTAACAAAGTTATTTTGGTGGGGAATCTAGGTAACGACCCTGAAATTCGTTACATGCCTAATGGCGGTGCAGTTGCAAACATTACGATTGCGACTTCTGAGTCATGGCGTGATAAAGCGACTGGCGAACAGCGCGAAAAAACAGAGTGGCACCGTGTTGCACTATTCGGCAAGCTGGCTGAAGTAGCAGGTGAGTACCTACGTAAAGGTTCTCAAGTTTACGTTGAAGGCCAACTTCAAACTCGTAAATGGCAAGATCAAAGTGGTCAAGACCGTTACACAACTGAAGTGGTTGTTCAGGGCTTCAACGGTGTAATGCAAATGCTAGGCGGTCGTGCTCAAGGTGGCGCTCCTATGGGTGGTCAACAGCAGCAACAGCAAGGCGGTTGGGGTCAGCCTCAACAACCAGCTCAGCAGCAGTACAACGCTCCACAGCAACAGCAGCAACCTCAACAACAGGCTCCGCAGCAACCACAGCAGCAATACAACGAGCCACCAATGGACTTCGACGACGACATTCCGTTTTGA
- a CDS encoding LuxR C-terminal-related transcriptional regulator has translation MKKSAYARKLFLISMEDHAEKKVEDLVNYTDIDIPVISTDALMEANPKHRNKILMIDFSEHKSLVQSIKNLPLIWKNFETVVFNVPKRLTTDELLAFGQLKGVFYQDSSLEQIGEGLKGIVNGQNWLPRNVTSQLLHYYRNVINTHTAPATVDLTIRELQVLRCLQAGASNNQMAEELFVSEFTIKSHLYQIFKKLSVKNRVQAIAWADQNLMS, from the coding sequence GTGAAAAAATCGGCTTATGCGAGAAAACTGTTTCTGATCAGTATGGAAGACCATGCGGAGAAAAAAGTTGAAGACTTGGTCAACTACACCGATATCGACATTCCAGTGATCTCTACCGACGCGCTCATGGAAGCCAACCCCAAACATCGCAATAAGATCTTAATGATCGATTTCAGTGAACATAAATCGCTGGTTCAATCGATCAAAAACCTCCCGCTGATATGGAAAAATTTTGAGACCGTGGTGTTTAATGTCCCCAAGCGTTTAACGACTGATGAATTGCTAGCATTTGGCCAGTTGAAAGGAGTGTTCTATCAAGACAGTTCGCTTGAACAAATTGGAGAAGGCTTAAAAGGTATTGTAAACGGACAAAATTGGTTGCCAAGGAACGTAACAAGCCAATTATTGCATTACTATCGCAACGTCATTAACACACATACTGCGCCTGCCACTGTCGATTTGACCATTCGTGAACTACAAGTATTACGCTGCCTCCAAGCTGGCGCATCTAATAATCAAATGGCGGAAGAGCTGTTTGTCAGTGAGTTCACCATCAAGTCACACTTGTATCAGATATTCAAAAAGCTGTCGGTTAAAAATCGCGTACAAGCCATCGCTTGGGCTGATCAAAACCTGATGTCTTAA
- the uvrA gene encoding excinuclease ABC subunit UvrA: MDKIEVRGARTHNLKDISLTIPRDKLTVITGLSGSGKSSLAFDTLYAEGQRRYVESLSAYARQFLSLMEKPDVDHIEGLSPAISIEQKSTSHNPRSTVGTITEVYDYLRLLYARVGEPRCPTHHTPLAAQTVSQMVDKVLELPEGSKMMLLAPIVKERKGEHVKTLENLAAQGFIRARIDGETCDLSDPPTLELHKKHTIEVVVDRFKVRPDLQQRLAESFETTLELSGGIAVVAPMDGDGEEVIFSANFACPLCGYSMQELEPRLFSFNNPAGACGTCDGLGVQQYFDPSRVIQDDSLSLAQGAIRGWDQKNYYYFQMLTALADHYGFDLHVPFNSLPKKTQDIILKGSGRTEVEFKYINDRGDIRVKRHPFEGILNTLERRYRDTESNSVREELAKYISTKSCSSCGGTRLRLEARNVFIADTTLPEIVELSIADALDFFHTLKLQGQRAQIAEKVMKEINDRLQFLVNVGLNYLNLSRSAETLSGGEAQRIRLASQIGAGLVGVMYVLDEPSIGLHQRDNERLLKTLTHLRDLGNTVLVVEHDEDAIRCADHVIDIGPGAGVHGGNVVAEGTMEDIIANPNSLTGQYLSGAKEIAIPKERTPRDPKKTVELQGATGNNLKNVDLSIPVGLFSCITGVSGSGKSTLINDTFFKIAHTQLNGATTAHPSPYKSVKGLEHFDKVIDIDQSPIGRTPRSNPATYTGIFTPIRELFAGTQESRSRGYKPGRFSFNVRGGRCEACQGDGVIKVEMHFLPDVYVPCDVCKGKRYNRETLEVRYKGKTIDEVLEMTVEDARTFFDPVPAIARKLQTLMDVGLSYIRLGQAATTLSGGEAQRVKLARELSKRDTGKTLYILDEPTTGLHFHDIQQLLTVLHRLRDHGNTVVVIEHNLDVIKTADWIIDLGPEGGQGGGEIIAQGTPEDVSQIEGSHTARFLKPMLK; this comes from the coding sequence ATGGATAAAATAGAAGTTCGCGGTGCCCGCACCCATAACCTCAAAGACATCAGCCTTACGATCCCCCGCGATAAACTGACTGTTATCACTGGTTTAAGTGGTTCTGGTAAATCTTCTCTCGCTTTCGATACATTGTATGCGGAAGGCCAGAGACGTTACGTTGAGTCATTATCCGCTTACGCTCGTCAGTTTTTATCTCTTATGGAAAAGCCAGATGTCGATCATATCGAAGGCTTGTCTCCAGCAATCTCAATCGAGCAAAAATCGACGTCACATAACCCTCGTTCAACTGTCGGTACCATCACGGAAGTCTACGACTATCTGCGCCTGCTTTACGCTCGTGTTGGTGAACCTCGCTGTCCGACTCATCATACGCCGCTTGCCGCTCAAACCGTCAGCCAAATGGTCGACAAGGTTTTAGAGTTACCAGAAGGCAGTAAAATGATGCTCCTTGCTCCGATCGTAAAAGAGCGAAAAGGTGAGCACGTTAAAACGTTAGAGAACCTCGCAGCACAAGGTTTTATTCGTGCACGCATCGACGGTGAAACCTGTGATCTTTCCGATCCACCGACACTAGAGCTACATAAAAAACACACGATTGAAGTGGTTGTGGATCGCTTTAAAGTGCGTCCAGATTTGCAGCAACGTTTGGCAGAATCATTCGAAACCACATTAGAGCTTTCTGGTGGTATCGCGGTTGTTGCGCCAATGGATGGCGACGGTGAGGAAGTAATTTTCTCAGCAAACTTTGCCTGCCCACTTTGTGGTTACAGCATGCAAGAGCTTGAGCCTCGTTTGTTCTCGTTCAACAACCCAGCGGGGGCTTGTGGCACTTGTGATGGTTTAGGTGTGCAGCAATATTTCGATCCTAGTCGAGTGATTCAAGATGACTCACTCAGCTTAGCGCAAGGGGCAATTCGAGGTTGGGATCAGAAAAATTACTACTACTTCCAAATGCTAACAGCCTTGGCGGATCATTACGGCTTTGATCTTCACGTTCCGTTTAACTCCTTACCGAAGAAGACCCAAGACATCATTCTTAAAGGTTCTGGGCGTACCGAAGTTGAGTTCAAATACATTAACGATCGTGGTGATATTCGCGTTAAACGCCATCCATTCGAAGGGATCCTAAACACCCTTGAGCGTCGTTACCGCGATACCGAATCAAACTCAGTACGCGAAGAGCTCGCAAAATACATCTCAACCAAATCTTGCTCAAGCTGTGGCGGCACTCGTTTACGCCTTGAAGCGCGCAATGTTTTTATTGCCGATACAACATTGCCAGAGATCGTTGAACTCAGCATTGCGGATGCGTTGGATTTCTTCCACACACTGAAGCTACAAGGTCAACGTGCTCAAATCGCTGAAAAAGTGATGAAAGAAATCAATGACCGTCTACAGTTCTTGGTTAACGTTGGTTTGAACTATCTAAACTTGTCACGCAGTGCAGAAACCCTCTCAGGCGGTGAGGCGCAACGTATTCGTCTAGCGAGCCAAATTGGTGCTGGTTTAGTGGGGGTAATGTACGTTCTGGATGAGCCATCAATAGGCCTCCACCAGCGCGATAATGAACGCCTATTGAAGACCTTGACCCATCTACGAGATTTAGGCAATACGGTATTAGTCGTTGAACACGATGAAGATGCCATTCGTTGTGCAGACCACGTGATTGATATTGGTCCCGGCGCTGGAGTGCACGGCGGTAACGTGGTCGCAGAAGGTACGATGGAAGATATCATCGCTAACCCGAACTCTCTGACAGGTCAGTACTTAAGTGGCGCAAAAGAGATTGCGATACCAAAAGAACGTACTCCGCGAGATCCAAAGAAAACGGTTGAGTTGCAGGGCGCTACAGGTAATAACCTTAAGAATGTCGACCTTTCGATTCCTGTTGGTTTGTTTAGTTGTATTACGGGCGTATCAGGCTCAGGTAAATCAACTCTGATCAACGATACCTTCTTTAAGATTGCTCATACTCAATTGAACGGTGCAACAACGGCGCACCCTTCACCCTACAAATCGGTCAAAGGTCTGGAGCACTTCGATAAAGTTATCGATATCGACCAGAGCCCAATCGGTCGAACACCACGTTCAAACCCTGCGACTTATACGGGTATCTTTACTCCGATTCGTGAGCTGTTTGCAGGTACACAAGAGTCGCGTTCTCGTGGCTACAAGCCGGGACGCTTTAGCTTTAACGTGCGCGGAGGTCGTTGTGAAGCGTGTCAGGGTGATGGCGTAATCAAAGTAGAAATGCATTTCCTACCTGACGTATATGTTCCTTGTGATGTATGTAAAGGTAAGCGCTACAACCGTGAAACACTTGAAGTGCGTTACAAAGGCAAGACCATTGATGAAGTATTGGAAATGACAGTAGAAGATGCTCGAACCTTCTTTGATCCAGTGCCTGCCATTGCTCGTAAACTGCAAACGCTGATGGATGTGGGTTTGTCGTACATTCGCCTAGGCCAAGCAGCAACCACATTATCAGGTGGTGAAGCACAACGTGTGAAACTAGCACGTGAACTCTCTAAGCGTGATACAGGTAAAACCTTGTACATTCTTGATGAGCCAACAACGGGCCTTCACTTTCATGATATTCAACAGTTACTGACCGTTCTGCATCGTCTACGCGATCACGGAAACACAGTAGTGGTGATTGAACATAACCTAGACGTAATCAAGACAGCGGACTGGATTATCGACTTAGGACCAGAAGGCGGCCAAGGTGGCGGTGAGATCATCGCGCAAGGAACACCGGAAGATGTGTCTCAGATCGAAGGTTCGCACACAGCTCGCTTCCTTAAGCCTATGTTGAAGTAG
- the csrD gene encoding RNase E specificity factor CsrD — MRYTPTLKLSTRLVAFVTMIVICAMFILFVGGTLSFKRLGQEYLTHYLEGIVEVVDKEMEDPDAAYSMQRWMPKMLQASNIVEMTLSANDAVVYRFKDTTHKIDSSVLFEQEYPLTHNQDYVIYFKVIPPYLGYSYSMQALWSITLAVILIIFCLMRGVAWLKEQLAGSEMLEERGRMILAGRVEQYAKGDEREWPYTASEALDVLIEELQDARQERSRFDTFIRTQTFLDKLTGTANRVLFDSKLESALLESGARGAVLLIRIQDWKLVEEEQDKQTCDEFIVEVGSLLSNLVQRYPDVVFSRYYNADFALFLPHQSAKDVANLASQCIRQLEKLHPPYPLELDNWCHIGITTYKEGERHSQIIDEAETALRSAQLQNNNNWSRFKKWNHDEDARGSVRWRTLFDSALTSENVILYAQSAYLISDVAHKKPLHDELTCRIRDPENGIVKASRFISAVRQVGYEAQMDRAVVNKFLKDFKHNFDSTQCYVLNLNVIPFGHREYFKWFRDELLQLSREQRKCLIFEFVEAQFVRHLDFMRPVAKMLAGLECHLMIGQAGRTIVSTHYLKEVDIRYLKLHRSLVTKIDQRHENQLFVRSMLGAAANSKTKIIAVGIENKHELNTLIELGVHGGQGRYFSPEEQYLPRSESMQLSQSESQVKLGRRNRWRKK; from the coding sequence ATGAGGTATACCCCAACTCTTAAGCTAAGCACGCGGCTGGTGGCTTTTGTCACTATGATCGTTATATGCGCAATGTTTATCTTGTTTGTCGGCGGCACCCTCTCTTTTAAACGACTAGGGCAAGAGTATCTCACCCATTATTTGGAAGGGATCGTTGAGGTTGTTGATAAAGAGATGGAAGATCCTGATGCCGCTTACTCGATGCAGCGCTGGATGCCGAAAATGCTTCAAGCCAGCAACATTGTCGAGATGACCCTCTCGGCGAATGATGCCGTGGTTTACCGCTTCAAAGACACCACCCATAAGATAGACAGCTCAGTGTTGTTTGAGCAAGAGTACCCACTAACTCACAACCAAGATTATGTTATCTACTTTAAAGTTATTCCTCCCTATCTAGGTTACAGCTACTCAATGCAAGCGCTTTGGTCTATCACGCTTGCTGTGATTCTGATCATCTTCTGTTTAATGCGTGGTGTTGCTTGGCTAAAAGAACAACTTGCGGGCTCTGAAATGCTTGAAGAGCGTGGTCGAATGATTTTGGCTGGTCGAGTTGAGCAATATGCGAAAGGGGATGAGCGAGAATGGCCTTACACCGCGAGTGAAGCACTCGATGTGTTGATTGAAGAGTTGCAAGATGCGCGTCAAGAGCGTAGTCGATTTGATACCTTTATTCGTACTCAGACTTTCCTCGATAAACTCACCGGAACGGCCAACCGAGTGCTGTTTGACAGTAAGTTGGAGTCAGCTTTGCTAGAAAGTGGTGCACGTGGTGCTGTGCTGCTTATTCGAATCCAAGATTGGAAACTTGTCGAAGAGGAGCAGGACAAGCAAACCTGTGATGAGTTTATTGTTGAAGTGGGGAGCTTACTTTCTAATCTAGTTCAGCGTTATCCGGACGTCGTGTTTTCACGTTACTACAATGCCGATTTTGCTCTTTTCTTACCCCATCAATCCGCAAAAGATGTGGCTAACTTAGCTTCTCAATGCATCCGCCAATTGGAAAAGCTTCATCCTCCATATCCATTAGAATTGGATAACTGGTGCCACATCGGTATTACGACTTATAAAGAAGGTGAACGTCACAGCCAAATCATTGATGAAGCGGAGACCGCTTTGCGTAGTGCCCAGTTACAGAACAATAACAACTGGAGCCGTTTCAAGAAATGGAATCATGATGAAGATGCTCGAGGAAGTGTGAGGTGGCGTACGTTATTTGATTCAGCCCTCACATCTGAAAATGTGATACTCTACGCACAATCTGCCTATCTAATAAGTGATGTGGCGCATAAAAAACCTTTGCACGACGAGTTAACATGTCGGATTCGCGATCCAGAAAACGGAATTGTGAAAGCATCTCGTTTTATTTCAGCGGTGCGACAGGTTGGTTATGAAGCACAAATGGATCGCGCAGTTGTTAATAAATTCTTAAAAGACTTTAAACACAACTTCGATAGTACTCAGTGTTATGTTCTCAACCTTAATGTGATTCCTTTCGGACATCGAGAATATTTCAAATGGTTCCGTGATGAGCTCTTACAGTTGTCACGAGAGCAAAGAAAGTGTCTCATTTTTGAGTTTGTGGAAGCACAATTTGTAAGACACTTAGACTTTATGCGACCAGTCGCTAAAATGCTGGCCGGTTTAGAATGTCACCTTATGATTGGGCAAGCAGGGCGTACTATCGTCAGCACGCATTACTTAAAAGAAGTGGACATTCGTTATCTCAAGCTACATCGCAGCTTGGTAACTAAAATCGACCAGAGACATGAGAACCAGTTGTTTGTTCGCAGTATGTTGGGTGCGGCCGCAAACAGTAAAACAAAAATAATAGCAGTGGGAATTGAGAATAAGCACGAGCTGAACACCTTAATTGAATTAGGGGTTCACGGTGGGCAAGGACGTTATTTCTCTCCAGAAGAGCAATATCTTCCTCGCTCTGAATCAATGCAACTTTCTCAATCTGAATCTCAAGTTAAGTTGGGACGACGGAATCGCTGGCGAAAAAAATAA
- the gspM gene encoding type II secretion system protein GspM — MNEFWLSLEERFDEMSAREKVLIALCGLVTVVMLLFTLVLEPKLNEVVSNDKLLGNLKQTNQKTEIDILRIQAQLKKDPNAEIDQAISQLLTESQHLSMQLSEIIEHLITPSQMAALLESVLEQQSGIHLLSLQTLPAEPITEDKEASQYSGYYVHPVRMELTGDYFAIANYLTKLESLPASYYWRSFSYKVEAYPKAKLVLEVYTLGSREEFIGG; from the coding sequence ATGAACGAATTCTGGCTTTCTTTAGAAGAGCGCTTTGATGAAATGAGCGCACGCGAAAAAGTTCTGATCGCACTATGTGGATTGGTCACTGTCGTGATGCTGCTGTTTACTTTGGTATTGGAACCAAAGCTCAATGAGGTGGTGAGTAACGACAAACTCTTGGGTAACTTGAAGCAGACTAATCAAAAAACCGAAATTGACATTTTGCGTATTCAGGCCCAATTAAAAAAGGATCCTAACGCAGAGATTGATCAAGCAATTTCCCAATTACTGACGGAGAGTCAACATCTGTCGATGCAGCTTTCAGAGATCATTGAACACCTTATTACACCTTCACAGATGGCAGCTTTGCTCGAAAGTGTATTAGAGCAGCAAAGCGGAATTCATTTACTGTCGCTTCAGACATTGCCTGCGGAGCCGATAACGGAAGATAAAGAAGCGTCTCAATACTCCGGATACTACGTGCACCCAGTGCGTATGGAGTTAACAGGTGACTACTTTGCTATCGCTAACTACTTGACCAAATTAGAAAGCTTGCCAGCAAGTTACTACTGGCGCAGCTTCAGTTATAAAGTTGAAGCGTATCCAAAAGCGAAGTTGGTGTTGGAAGTGTACACATTGGGTTCTAGAGAGGAGTTTATTGGTGGTTAA